CTGCTCGGTCCACAGCCACTACGCTACGACCAGCTCGACACGATCGAGAAGCGCTCGGGCAACCGCTCGACGTCCTCGGCCCCGCGGAACGTCTACCGCACTGGCGACGACCGCTACGTCGCCATCTCTGCGAGCGCCCAGCCGACGGCGATGCGCGTGTTCGACGCTATCGACCGGCCGGACCTGAAAGACGACGAGCGGTTCGTGGACAACGAGCGTCGACTGGAGAACGTCGACGAACTCGACGGCCTCATCCAGGAGTGGATGGATGAGCATAGCCGCGAGGAGGTGCTAGCGGCGTTCAACGACGCCGACGCGACTATCGCACCCATCTACAACGTCGAGGACATCTTTCATGACGAGCAGTACCGCGCCCGGGACGCCGTCGTCACCGTTGAGGACGACGACCTCGGGCCGGCGCGGGTTCAGAACGCGTTTCCCCTGTTCAGCGAGACTCCCGGAGAAGTCTGCCATCTCGGGCCGGGACTCGGCAAGCACAACGAGGCGGTGTACGGCGGCGTGTTGGGGTACGACGAGGAGACTCTCGCGTCATTAGCCGAGGAGGGGGCGATCTGAGTGGCGCTTGACTTCCCCGAGGACGTCGCACTCGTCGAGATGCTCCCGCGCGACGGGTTCCAGCGCCTCGACGAGTTCGTCCCAACCGACGAGAAGGTCGAGATGATCGACCGCCTGTCGTCGACCGGCGTCGACGAAATCGAGTTCACGTCGTTCACCCACCCGAAGGCCGTCCCGACACTCCGTGACGCCGACGAGGTGGCCGCCCGCATCGACCGAAACCCCGACGTGAGCTACCGAGCGCTGGTGCCGAACGCGGTCGGCATGGAGCGTGCGCTCGATGTTGATGTTGATAAAGTGAACGCACTCGTTACCGTCAGCGAGAGCTACAGCCGGAAGAACCAGAACATGACCGTCGAGGAGATTCTCGACGAGGTACGCACCATCGTCGACCTCGCCGATGGGACAGACGTCGCGGTCGAGGCCGGCGTCGGCACTAGCTTCTACTGTCCCTACGAGGGGCGCATCGCTCCCGAGGCGACGCTGGAGGTCGTCGAGGCGGCGGTCGAGGCCGGCGTCGACGAGGTGACGCTGGCGACGACGATGGGACTGGCCGACCCGAGACAGGTGACCGACCTGTTCACCACGGCGATGGAGCGCTGGCCGGACATGGAGTACGGCCTGCATCTTCACAACACGAACGGGATGAGCCTCGCGAACACGCTCGCTGCGATGCTTGTCGGCGTCGACCGGTTCGACAGTTCCGTCTGTGGCCTCGGTGGCGGCGTCGTCCTCCCCGAGGGGATGACCGGGGTCGGCAACACGCCGACCGAGGACCTTGTCCGGATGCTCGCGGCAATGGGTGTCGAGACGAACGCGGACCCAGATCGAGTGGAGGCGGTGGCCCGCCACGTCAGCGAGGCGCTGGGGCTTGGCGCGACGAGCCACGTCCTCATGGGCGGCACCGTCGACCGGGTGCTGGAGACGGTCGAGGAGGCAAACAATTGATGTCGTTTCGTACACAACGGCCACTGTTGGCCGGGCAGCAAGCGGTCACACGGATTCGACCATGACTGGAAAGACATTCGCGGAGAAACAGCTCTCGGGGAAGTCCGGGCGGGACGTCCACGCCGGCGACTATGTCGAGGCGGAGATAGACGTGGCGATGGCCCACGACATCACGGGACCGCTCGCCTTCCAGACGTTCGACGAGGTGACCGGCAGTGACGGGGCACTGTTCGCGCCCGACCGAACCGTCTTCACCATCGATCACCACGCGCCAGCAGACGGCGTCCAAGCGGCGAACAACCACAACGCACTCCGGGAGTTCGCCGCCGAGCACGGCGCCCACCAGTATGACGTCGGCGACGGCATCTGCCATCAGGTGCTCGTCGAGGAGGGCCACGTCGGCCCAGGCGACCTCGTCGTCGGTGCGGATTCTCACTCGACGACGTACGGAGGCCTCGGCGCGTTCGGCACGGGCGTCGGCTCGACCGACCTCGGGACGGCGATGGCGACTGGCGACCTCTGGTTTCGCGTCCCCGAGACCCGGCGGTTCGAGGTCGAGGGTGACCTCCCAGAGGCCGTCTACGCCAAAGACCTCGTCCTGAAGTTCATTGGTGACGTCGGCTTCGCAGGGTGTACCTACATGGCCGCGGAGTACGCCGGGAGCACCGTCGCGGCCCTACCCCTCCACGAGCGGTTCGTGCTGGCGAATATGGCCATCGAGATGGGCGGGAAGGCGGGTATCGTTGAGCCCGACGAGCGAACCGCACGATATCTCGAGGCGCAGACGGGGCGCGCTCCAAGTACTGATGTCGACGACCCCGCGCTGCACGCCGACCCGGACGCCGAGTATGTGGACGTCCACACCTACCGGGCCGAGGAGATTGCGCCGCAAGTGTCGACGCCCTCGAACCCCGAGAACGCAGTCGACGTGGGGAAGGTAGAGGGGACCGAGATAGATCAGCTGTTCGTCGGAACGTGCACGAACGGCCGCTTCGAGGACATGCAGGTCGTCGCCGACGTCCTCGAAGGCGAGGAGATCGCACCGAACGTGCGGATGGTCGTCGTTCCCGCTTCGGGGGCTGTCTACCAGCAGATGCTCGAGACAGGCGTGCTGACGACGTTCGTCGACGCCGGCGCAGTCGTCCAGAGCGCGGGATGTGGTCCCTGCGCGGGCTACCACCAAGGCGTCCTCGGCGACAGCGACGTCTGTCTGGCAACGGCGAACCGTAACTTCCCCGGACGAGAGGGGTCGATGAAGTCGTCGGTGTACCTAGCGAGTCCGGCGACGGTCGGCGCGTCGGCGCTCTACGGGGAAATCACCGACCCACGGCGTGTCGACACCTCGCGGTATGACGATGTCGCGCTAGCGAAGGGGGCCCGCTCATGAGCACGGGTGATGACCCGGACCCCGCGACGCCGGCGCGCGCGTGGGTATTCGGCGATGACATCGATACCGACCAGATCATCCCTTCGCGGTTCATCGTCTCCAGCGACCCCGAGGAGATCGCACAGCACACGTTCGAGGACCTTCGCCCCGAGTTCTCCGAGTCGGTGCGTGCCGGCGAGTTCGTCGTCGGCGGGGAGAACTTCGGTAGCGGTTCGTCGCGCGAGCAGGCCCCACTCTCGCTGCTCGGTGCCGGTGTGGCGGGCGTCGTCGCCCAGTCGTTCGCCCGCATCTTCTTCCGGAACGCAATCAATCTCGGCTTGCCGGTGCTCATCAGCCCGGAAGCCGGACGCATTCGCGATGGCGACGAGATACACATGGAACTCGACACCGGCACCATCGTCAACCACACGCGCGACGAGCGTTACGAGGCCGAACCGCTCCCTGAGTTCCTCCAGTCGATCGTCGAACGAGGGGGACTGAAACCTTACACGAAGGCCAAACTCAACGAGCAGTAACCGTCGAGTATCCCGGGGCCATATCGGCCAATACTTATCACGGCCCTTGCGTAACTGGTAAAACGTGCGACTACAACACACGATAGAGTCTTGGCTTGGTGTTCTCGACTCCAGACGAGGGTGTGAAGGGAGGAACTGAATGGAGATTGATCTCTCTGGTCGGACCGCGGTCGTTACCGGAGCGAGCGCTGGTATCGGACGAGCCATTGCCACGTCGTTGGCGGAGGCTGGTGGAAACGTCGTTGTCGCCGATATCGAACGAAGCACCCCACCAGATGCCGACCGAACCACCGTCGAACACATTCGGGCGATATCCGGTGAGGCCCACTTCATTGAGGTCGACGTTGCCGATGGAGAGAGCGTTGCAGCGATGATTCGGACGGCGGTCGACCGCTATGGAGGACTGGACGTTCTTGTAAATAATGCGGGAATCTCACACAAGGGAACGATCGAGGAGACTGCCCCGACAGAGTGGCAGCGGGTGATCGATGTTAACCTCACCGGAGTATACAATGGGGTCCATCACGCTGTCGAATACCTCCGAAAGAGCCCGGCACCACGCATCCTCAATATCGCCTCACAGCTCGCCTTCGTCGCTCAGCCTCGAAAGCCGGCGTACATCGCCTCAAAAGGTGGAGTCGTCTCGCTCACGAAGTCGCTCGCACTCGACTACGCCCACGTACCGATCCTGGTCAATGCAATCTGTCCTGGTGTCGTTGAGACCGAATTGACACGTGAGGTACTAGCAGATGAGCAACGGCGAAGGGAACTGGAGTCTTGGACGTCACTCCCATATCTCGGTCAGCCCGAGGATATCGGTAGCATGGCGACGTTCCTCGCATCGGACTACGCCCGATTCGTCACGGGACAGCAATTCATCGTAGATGGTGGATACGTAATCAAGTGATGAATTATAGTGGTGAAACGCTCGTCACGCGTATCCGATGTCGTCCATAGCTCTGTTTCATTCGAACGTCAGCCCATACCCCAGGTCCGGAGCTGCGCTTCGACCTCGTCGAGATGACCGAGTCCGGCGAGGACGAGCGCCTCGCGGAGGTCGGTCAGCGAGACGTTGTCGTAGAACAGGTTTTCGAGGTCGTGGAGCGCGTCGGGCGTTCTTTTGAACCCGATCGGGACGGCTGCGAGCACCCGACGTTGACGTCGAGTTGCTCTTCGAGCCACGCACCCAGCGCGCCGTTAACGAAGCGATAAACGTCTCGCTACTTCGAAGGTGGTCGCTACGAGGTGCAGTCCACATCCAAGAATCGGTATGAAATCGACGTCATCAAGGAGTCGTATACCAGTCCCGACAGACAGCAACGAACAGGGAAGTTGCGACCACACCCCGTATAGCAGGGCTGTGATGCGTGGTTTCGACCGAACCGACGACTGGATTCAGCTTGGATGCCGTCCTGAGCGGACGAGATGTGTTGCTGAAACGATTACTTCATCACTCACTCGGGAGTCTGGTCAGCGCCGCCGCTCATTATCGAGGCAGTCGGCGCGCTGCTGGTCGGTCAGCCGATCCCAGTCGCCTTCTTCAGCAGCGTGAGCAAGTCGTCGTCGGTCACCATCGACGAGTGGTCGTACCCGCCGGTTGCCTCAATCAGAGACCCATCTCAGAGCAGCGTATGCATCGAGAGTCCTAGTCGCAACTTGTGACGAACACCAGAGGGTGACTGCAAGCATATGCGTCAGGTGGATCACGAAATCAAACGGGGTCGAGTCCCTCAACCAGATGGCCGACTCCTCTCAGCGTAGGAGTCACCCCCGGAGTACTCCACCGGACTGACTGTTTCGCCATCGCGGCGAACTCGCTCGAACTTGGCCAGATACGTGACCCGATTGCAAACCTCGTCGGTACCCAGCTCCAATTCGGCGACTAGTTCGTCGATGGTCACCGCCTTATCGAGTGTCTGGAGCACTTCGAGCCCACGATAGTATCGTGTCGTCAGCTCCTGGACGCGGTCCTCGATCAGCGTGGACAACCAAGGCTTCGTTCGCGAGATTAGTACGAAACTTGTATATAGAAAAGAATCGAGCAGGATTACAATCAGTGGAACACTGACGGGAGACCTGGCGCTATCTTAACCAACAAAACTATGTTTTTGGCGTCCTCGTTGGTTAACACGGGTTGAGTCAAGATGTCCTACGAACCACCAACGTCACCAGCGGACCTCCCGACCGACATCATCGACACACTTGACGACTACTCACCCGAACTCCTGCGTCATGTCGCCACCTACGCTAATGAACTCACAGAATATCGTGAGCGAGAGGCACGACTAGCGGAACGCGAAGAAAACGAGAAAGTCGAAGAGCGCCCAGAGAACCTTCCGGATGACGTCCCATCGAAGGCGACGATTACGGTGAAAGAAATCAACGACAATCGCTACTACTACTGGCAGTGGAGAGATCGCGAGAAAATAAAATCGAAGTACATGGGGCCAGTCGATTCGGGTAATTCGTCCTCGTTTAGGTAGGTGGGACTGAAAGACGGTCGTTTTACTGGAAATAGCGGTGTAGTGGCTGGTAATATTGGTCTCGGTGGTTCGTCGATCTCGAGCGGGAATCGGTTCTCCTCACGATTGGTTATTAACCAACGGGGAACTGATTCCACGTCGCGTAGGTTAACTTACCCCGTATGTCTGACAAGTGTCAGACCCCACTATTTCCGCTAATACACTTATATGATGAAAGTTGACGGTTACACCTACTCACTCTCCCCCCCACTATTTCCAGTAAAACCAGGGACGAAGGCCTCCCGGACTCTGTTGTTGCTTCCTTTCACCAAAATTCATTCCCGAAAGCAACAGCACTATAGCTCTCCTACGGGCTAACTCAATTGCTATCGTTATAAACTTTCCTCTAGTTTAGAGTTCTTTTCTCGCTAGGTGGTTATCTCTCGTAGTGCTTTTTACGACCGACCACGTCGAACGCGCTCAAGAGAAGCTTGAGGCACAGCAGAGCATGGACATCATGCGGGACCTCACCGAACACGAACAACACACACTCTATGCGCTTACCACGCTCGCTGCCGAGGACGCTACCCCTGCCCGGTCGCGGATCGTTTATCAACGCTACAAGGAACTCTGTGAATTCCAGGGTCGGGAGCCCCGTACAGCCCGCCGGATGCGCAGCTTTCTCTCCGACTTCGAGATTCTCAATCAAACGCTCTCGTACATGGAACACCGCGGTCAAGCCGGTGGAACGTACCGCGAACATGAACTCAATCGCGACATCGCGACTGTCGTCGACGCCCTACAGACGATTATCAGCGAATACGGTGCTCATCGGAGTATTATCGAGTACCTCCCTGACTCTGGTGAAGAGTTCGCTGCGATGTAGCGCAGAGGTACGTCTTATTCGTCACCATAATCGCCGAGTTCTTCGCATGTTATTCCGACCGATTTCTGTAGTCGCTCGTTGAATCATCTTCGAACTCTGTGTGGAGGGATTCATCGTACATCCGCAGAGTATGACCATAACGGTGAGGTCATCGCCGTCGTACCGGACGTCACCTGCGTCTTCGAGCCAGGCGACTGTCTGACTGGCTCGTACGGTGTGTGGAGGTGCGTGCGACGCGACGGATGGAGTTGCCTCTCTCGATAGTGAGTGTGGTCTGAGCCGTCGTGTCGTTGAGCACTTCGTAGGCGTCGTCCCCGAACGAGTCGTAGCGATCGCCGGTACCATAGACGAAGTTGAACCAGAAGCGAACGATGTGGTCGCGGATGCGGTATCGACTCCGCTTGGTCCGTTCTTTCCGCTCGGTGATCGGGACGGCTTGCTCGACGAGCCGCAACCGCGCGAGTCGGTTGAGGTACTTCGAGAGCTGGTCGTACGCGATGCCGGTCGTTCCGGCGATCTCGTTCCGGCTCGTGCTTCCTCCGGCGATTGCCTCGAGGATCGAGAAGTACCGCGTCGGTTCTCTGAGTTCCATCCGGAGGACGTAGTCGGGTTCGTTGCGGAGTGTGCCGTGTCGTGAGAGGATCGTCCGCTGGATGTTCTCACCGAGCGTTCGGTCCGGGTCGACCTCCTCGAGGTAGTACGGGGGGTGACGAAGGCGGTTCTGGAGACCGACGACCATACCGCCGTGCTACCACTGAGAGTGGTGCCGACCACCGTCGCAAGCAACGCGAGGACGCCAACACTACCACCGAGGAGCCCCCCGAAGAAGCCTGCTGCGTCCAGGTCTGCCGAGCGTGTCGCTTCGCTGCCGTCGGCAATGAGCGCGCCGACGATGACGAACACATCGCCGATAGTCGCCTCCGAAGTGGACAGCCAATTCACGACGACTACGTGGGGGGTGAGGCGACCGCTCCGATTACCGCTCTTTGCGGTACATGTGAAGCGACAACGGTGCGAACACCGCGACGAGCAGCGCGGAGGCGACGAGCACCCACAGCACGTCCACAGGAGTGACGCTGCCGTGCATGAGACCCCGAGAGGCGTCGACGAGGTGCGTGACGGGATTCACACTGACGACAGTCTGGAGCCACCCCGGCATCGTCTTCGGATCCACGAAGATGTTGCTCACGAACGTGATCGGAAAGAGCAGGAGGAAGCTCATCGCCATGACCGATTCGGGGGTGTCGACGAGTAGCCCGACGACGATCCAGATCCACGAGAGGCTGAACGCGAAGACGAGCACGAGTGCGAGCGCGGCGAACAGTCCCACGACTCCGGCTTCGGGGCGGAAGCCGAGGACGATACCGAGCCCGACGACCATCAGCGCCGCCACCGAGTAGCGGAGCACGTCGCCGAGGAGCGCCCCGACCAGCGGCGCGGGCTGCCAGATAGGCAGCGACTGGAAGCGGTCAAACAACCCCTCGTCGATGTCCGTGTTGAGGCCGACGCCCGTGTAAACGGTGATGAAAACGATGGCTTGCACGAGGATGCCCGGAAGCAAGAACTGGATGTACTGCTGGGGGGAGCCAGCGAGCGCGCCGCCGAACAGAAACGTGAACAGGAGCGTACTCATGAGCGGAAACGCCGTGACGTCGATGAGCTGGAACGGCACGTGTTTGATCTTCAAGAGTGCCCGCCATCCGAGCGTGAGCGAGGCAGCGACCGGTCCGGAAGGGGGTGGCCGCTCAACCCGCGAGAGCACGTCGCCGAGTTCGTTCTCCACGACGGCGCTCGATGACGCGGTCTCGTTGTTCATGTGGTCACCTCCTCGGTCGTGTCGTCCGTCGGTTGGCCTGTGAGCGCGAGGAACACCTCGTCGAGACTCGCCTGACCGAGCGCGAACTCAGTGACCTCGACGTCAACGGCCGAGAGCGCCGTCAACACCGACGTCGCCTCCTCGTCGTGCGGGATGCTCACAGCGAGGGTGCCTCGGTCGGGTCCATGCTCGACAGCCCCACGGGTGACGTCCTGTACGAGGGCTTCCGCCTCCGCTTGACGACCCGGGTCTCGGAGTCGAACGTGGAGGGTACTGGTACCGACGGCAGCCTTCAGTTCTTGGCTCGTCCCCTCCGCGATGACCTGCCCGTCGTCGATAACGGCGAGTCGGTCGGCGAGGCGGTCGGCCTCGTCGAGATACTGCGTGGTGAGGAGAACGGTGGTCCCCTCGGCAGCGATTGCCCGGATGATCGCCCAGACCCGATTCCGACTGCGTGGGTCGAGGCCCGTCGTCGGCTCGTCGAGGAACAGCACGTCAGGCGTGACGACCAGGCTCGCGGCGATATCGAGGCGTCGCCGCATGCCGCCAGAGTACGTTCGTACCTGGCGCGTGGCGGCGTCTTCGAGGCCGAACGCCGACAGCAACTCGTCGGCGCGTCTCCGTGCACCGCGCCAGGAGAACCCGAGCAAACGCCCCATCAGAACGAGGTTCTCATGGCCAGTGAGATCCTCGTCGACCGAGGCATACTGTCCCGTGAGACTCACCCGTGCGCGAACGTCGGCCGCGTCCCGGACGACGTCGTGCCCGAGTACGGTCGCGGTGCCGGCGTCCGGTCGAAGCAGCGTCGCGAGTATCCGGATCGTCGTGGTCTTCCCGGCACCGTTGGGCCCCAGGAGCCTGTAGACCGAACCACGGGGGATTCGTAGGTCGACACCGTCGACCGCAACCGTGTCTCCGAACGACTTCGCGAGCCCCTCGGTTTCGATGGCGAACGCCGGTCGGTCGCTGGACGCCGACTCTCCGAGCGTCCGACTATGGGCGGCAGCGGGCGGCGACAAATCGTCTCCGTCCACCTCGACAGACGTCACGTCTGTATGCTCCGACGAGTTCGCGAGGTTCGCAGCGTTTCCTGGCCGGTGTCGTCCGTTCATTTACCTGCCTCTCTTGACTCATCTACGTCTGTGTGGTCTCTCATAACTCTCCACCTCCGTACCACTCTCACGCCTCGTGAGGGCTTAGCACTGAGCTATGGGTGGAGTGAAAGTGATCCGTCGATAGCTCTCGACACCACGGGTCTCTGAATCGACCGCTTTGGCACCGACGATCCCTACATAGAGTTGCGACTGGAATTGATTGCAGTGGCCGCTCAATGTTCGATTCTTACGTCTCGTGATCGACGATCGAGCGGAAACCGCCGTAGGCCATGCGCCCCGTGTCGAACGGTATCTCTTCCTCGAAGTTTTCCGGATCCATCGCGGGATCGTCCATCACCTTCGCGTTCACCTCGTCGCGGTGTTCCCGCGATTCGAACACGATGAACGAGAACACGACCGTCTCGTCGTCCCCGGCTTCGGCGAGCTGTGGGAAGGTCCGCATCGGCATGTCCCCCATGTCAGGGTCCACGTCGTCTCCGATGCCTTCGAAGTATTCGAGCGCGCCGTGCTCGATCCAGAGTTCGCCGCCCTCGGCCGCCATCTCGCGGTACGCATCCACCTGATCGTTCGGAACCGGAATCACGAATCCATCGACGTATCGTCCCATGGCGGAGAGAGGTAGAACGTCGAAGAAGATAATCTAGCAGTTGACACGAACACGGGGTAGTCAGCCGCTGAGAGAGGACCAATGCGTTACCTTCCAGCTACGTATAGTGATATACTCGTGGCACGCGTCGCTCACTCGTTCGAGAGACCCAGTGCGTGTCTCTATTGCCCATGCGGTCGACGAAAACGAGCACACGCAGCCAGTAAACGACCTGTCCACCGGAGAATTCTCCATACAACAGATTGTGTCGCCGGTTACAGCGTGACTTCTTCTCCGTCCTCGGGCACGACAACGTCCTGCGTTCTCGACCGCAGTTCGTCACGTGAGAGCAAGCAATGGTTGATCGCCTCCATGTGAACGACAGCAACACACGTGGCCAGCGAGATATAGATAGCGAATACCCACTTCACCTATCTAAAATTCCCGCTACTCCGGCTCAAGATAGGTGATTGCGAGTTTCATTATGCAAATTTGGTCGATGACCAGGGCTTCGAACAGGTGGACGAGCGGGTCGACGAAGAGATAGTCGTCGAGGAGACTCTCGAGATACGGCCGTCGGTCGAACAGGAGATCCAGGCGAAGGTGGGCGCGAACCATCCGGACAGGATGGTCGTCGCCGGCGAGGAGCGGGTCTACGGCGTGCCCCTCGAACAGGAAGAGTGCATTCGCGTGAGAGAGGAAGAGTTAGCATACATCAGTGCGCAGGCGACGTTCGGTACCCAAGAAGGGAGGCCAAGCGGACCCACGCGGTGGTCGAAGAGACGTGCGGACGGTGTGATGAGCGAGCAGTCGACCCCAAAGAGGAGCTGTCGAGAGCGGACCTTGGCGAGGTGAGGTGCTCTCGCGAGCGAGACCCTCCTAGCTCTGTAACCCGTTCAGGAGAGTTCGGTGCGAACGTCATTTGCGGTTGCGAGGGTACCGCCGCAGTCTTCGATCTGCTCGCACGCCCTCTCAACTAGCTCGACGTTCGTGTGTGCGGATTCGAGGGGTGCGTCCTCCAGACCAACTCGTACGTGCCCCCCACGACGAACGGCTTCTGGGATGAGCGGAGAGATATCGACACCCAACCCCGACACCATCCACGGCGCAGTGGTGGTTTCTGTCTCCAAAAGTGTCAGGCAACTGTCCAATGCATACGGTTCCGGCGGATAGCCGAACGTATACTTCTCTGAAAACATGAAGCGATAGATCGGCTGATTGAGGGTTGGATACTGCCGGTGTAGTGCGGCCCCTAGTCGGATGAACCCCGGTTCGTAGATGGCGTAGGCTGGTGTCGCCCCATGGGTAGTTGAGACAGACAGCCCGGCACGAATGTGGGCTTCTGGATTCCGGTAGACGAACCCGGTCATCCCCTGCTCGATATCATCGTACGTGCTGAAGTTG
Above is a window of Halomarina ordinaria DNA encoding:
- a CDS encoding hydroxymethylglutaryl-CoA lyase; its protein translation is MALDFPEDVALVEMLPRDGFQRLDEFVPTDEKVEMIDRLSSTGVDEIEFTSFTHPKAVPTLRDADEVAARIDRNPDVSYRALVPNAVGMERALDVDVDKVNALVTVSESYSRKNQNMTVEEILDEVRTIVDLADGTDVAVEAGVGTSFYCPYEGRIAPEATLEVVEAAVEAGVDEVTLATTMGLADPRQVTDLFTTAMERWPDMEYGLHLHNTNGMSLANTLAAMLVGVDRFDSSVCGLGGGVVLPEGMTGVGNTPTEDLVRMLAAMGVETNADPDRVEAVARHVSEALGLGATSHVLMGGTVDRVLETVEEANN
- a CDS encoding 3-isopropylmalate dehydratase large subunit, which encodes MTGKTFAEKQLSGKSGRDVHAGDYVEAEIDVAMAHDITGPLAFQTFDEVTGSDGALFAPDRTVFTIDHHAPADGVQAANNHNALREFAAEHGAHQYDVGDGICHQVLVEEGHVGPGDLVVGADSHSTTYGGLGAFGTGVGSTDLGTAMATGDLWFRVPETRRFEVEGDLPEAVYAKDLVLKFIGDVGFAGCTYMAAEYAGSTVAALPLHERFVLANMAIEMGGKAGIVEPDERTARYLEAQTGRAPSTDVDDPALHADPDAEYVDVHTYRAEEIAPQVSTPSNPENAVDVGKVEGTEIDQLFVGTCTNGRFEDMQVVADVLEGEEIAPNVRMVVVPASGAVYQQMLETGVLTTFVDAGAVVQSAGCGPCAGYHQGVLGDSDVCLATANRNFPGREGSMKSSVYLASPATVGASALYGEITDPRRVDTSRYDDVALAKGARS
- a CDS encoding 3-isopropylmalate dehydratase small subunit codes for the protein MSTGDDPDPATPARAWVFGDDIDTDQIIPSRFIVSSDPEEIAQHTFEDLRPEFSESVRAGEFVVGGENFGSGSSREQAPLSLLGAGVAGVVAQSFARIFFRNAINLGLPVLISPEAGRIRDGDEIHMELDTGTIVNHTRDERYEAEPLPEFLQSIVERGGLKPYTKAKLNEQ
- a CDS encoding SDR family NAD(P)-dependent oxidoreductase, with the translated sequence MEIDLSGRTAVVTGASAGIGRAIATSLAEAGGNVVVADIERSTPPDADRTTVEHIRAISGEAHFIEVDVADGESVAAMIRTAVDRYGGLDVLVNNAGISHKGTIEETAPTEWQRVIDVNLTGVYNGVHHAVEYLRKSPAPRILNIASQLAFVAQPRKPAYIASKGGVVSLTKSLALDYAHVPILVNAICPGVVETELTREVLADEQRRRELESWTSLPYLGQPEDIGSMATFLASDYARFVTGQQFIVDGGYVIK
- a CDS encoding ABC transporter permease, which produces MENELGDVLSRVERPPPSGPVAASLTLGWRALLKIKHVPFQLIDVTAFPLMSTLLFTFLFGGALAGSPQQYIQFLLPGILVQAIVFITVYTGVGLNTDIDEGLFDRFQSLPIWQPAPLVGALLGDVLRYSVAALMVVGLGIVLGFRPEAGVVGLFAALALVLVFAFSLSWIWIVVGLLVDTPESVMAMSFLLLFPITFVSNIFVDPKTMPGWLQTVVSVNPVTHLVDASRGLMHGSVTPVDVLWVLVASALLVAVFAPLSLHMYRKER
- a CDS encoding ATP-binding cassette domain-containing protein → MTSVEVDGDDLSPPAAAHSRTLGESASSDRPAFAIETEGLAKSFGDTVAVDGVDLRIPRGSVYRLLGPNGAGKTTTIRILATLLRPDAGTATVLGHDVVRDAADVRARVSLTGQYASVDEDLTGHENLVLMGRLLGFSWRGARRRADELLSAFGLEDAATRQVRTYSGGMRRRLDIAASLVVTPDVLFLDEPTTGLDPRSRNRVWAIIRAIAAEGTTVLLTTQYLDEADRLADRLAVIDDGQVIAEGTSQELKAAVGTSTLHVRLRDPGRQAEAEALVQDVTRGAVEHGPDRGTLAVSIPHDEEATSVLTALSAVDVEVTEFALGQASLDEVFLALTGQPTDDTTEEVTT
- a CDS encoding DUF1428 domain-containing protein, translated to MGRYVDGFVIPVPNDQVDAYREMAAEGGELWIEHGALEYFEGIGDDVDPDMGDMPMRTFPQLAEAGDDETVVFSFIVFESREHRDEVNAKVMDDPAMDPENFEEEIPFDTGRMAYGGFRSIVDHET
- a CDS encoding 3-keto-5-aminohexanoate cleavage protein, which produces MTTVWLEAALNGPWGTDHQPNSPISVDDCIKQGIACAEAGAAIIHLHAYDDDGTEHHDAAIYADIIEGIQNQVDAIVYPSIPLLGKPGVDGITPDERVAHQDALGDAELLEWAVVDPGSVNFSTYDDIEQGMTGFVYRNPEAHIRAGLSVSTTHGATPAYAIYEPGFIRLGAALHRQYPTLNQPIYRFMFSEKYTFGYPPEPYALDSCLTLLETETTTAPWMVSGLGVDISPLIPEAVRRGGHVRVGLEDAPLESAHTNVELVERACEQIEDCGGTLATANDVRTELS